The DNA sequence TCAAAGGTGTATTtcaaagtgactcaagtgtcgaacaaggatgtactttgttcgaggaatccagagaagaagtcgagccccgattaaggggaggttgttcgaggactccataggcctcaggaaAGGCTCTGTAGTGTACTTTGTtggaggggaggattgttggaagggagtcccacattgactaatttagggaacgatcatgagtttataagtaaggaatacatctccattggtatgaggccttttgggaagcccaaagcaaaaccatgagagcttatgctcaaagtggacaatatcataccattgtggagagtcctTATTCCTGACAAGGAAGAGCTTGGTTTCTGATTATAGTTTCCGCATGCCATTACTTATTCCCCCTTTATATTTGAAGCATGTTGAATCTCACCctcttaataattattgtagGTTATGCCTATGAGGAGCTATCAGAAGTATCTCCTGATCATCGCTTTCTTGCATACACTATGTATGACAAGGACAATGACTACTTCAGATTGTCTGTAAAGAATTTGAGTTCTGGTTCTTTATGTAGTAAGCCTCAAGTCGATCGAGTTTCTAATTTGGCATGGGCCAAAGGCGGCCAGGCATTGCTCTATGTTGTTACTGATCAAAATAAAAGACCATGTAGGTTGGTAAAATAGTTTCTCTGCGCAGTTACTCCTCATCAGTGTATTCTTCAgtttttttccatattgaCGACTATGGTTGTGAAAATGAGATGGAATAtgcttttttttatagattatATTGTAGCATGATTGGATCAACTGATGAAGATACTTTGCTTCTGGAAGAACCAGATGATGATGTTCATGTTTATATTAGACACACAAAagactttaattttgttactGTTAATCGATTCACTCCTACATCTTCCAAGGTATGTATGACATCTGAAGAACTTCATAGTTGGTACTAAGGTCGGTtgcaattatatatttattgtgaaCCCTACATTTTAGGTCTTTCTGATTGATGCTGCCAATCCGTTATCTGGTATGGAGTTAATTTGGGAGTGTGAAGGATTAGCTCATTGCATAATGGAACATCATCTAGGAGTGCTTTACTTGTTTACGAATGCTAATAAAGGTCACGAAGCAGTAGATTCTCATTATCTTCTTCGTAGCCCACTTAGTGTTGAATCTACTTCAAGAACATGGGAGGTTGGTTTTGTTCATTGGGACTTCTTGTCCTTTTTTATCCCCTTTTACTCTGAATGATCCAAAACCTTCAACATTTTCATGAAcatggtttttgttttctccatCTTGATGATTCTCAACCAATTTTCTAATGTGGTGCAGAATGTATTTGTTGATGATCCAGACTTGGTGATTGTGGATGTCGATTTCAGTCACACGCATTTGGTTCTTATTCTTAGGGAAGGACAGAAACTTAGACTCTGTGCTGTTCGGCTACCCTTGCCTGTTGGTGGAAAGGTCTAATTTCTGGAATTTTAGGACTATCTATGCCTCTGGTTGCATATAATGTGCAGCAACACTAGCAGTTACCATATAATTAAGCAGGCCCTTGACTACCATTATTTAGTCCAtctgtcattttttttatgtgccAGGGATCAATCAATCTCAAAGAACTAGAACCACATTTTCTGCCTCTTCCTAAGCACGTATCGCAGATTTCTTCAGGACCAAATTACGACTTTTATTCATCGACAATGCGATTTACCATTTCATCACCTGTGGTATGTGAATTTCTATTGGTCGTATATTCTTAAGATTGTTTTAACGCACGTGGTTGCTCGTAACTGTGGCTGAGGCACAAAACTTTACGGAAATGAATTGCAGATTGCTTAACGGTCAAAGTTATGtcgattttcatatcttatgGAGTGTTTGTGGGCAGTTTGATTCGTCTCTATTGTTAAAACTAGAACTGCTGGTTGCTAGAATCAGTAATATGAACTAGAATGATATCTATCCTTTGGAATGTAATGATTATAAGAACTTAACCTACTTAGACTTTAGGacaaatgtaataatgtcCGACTGTTTGCTGCCcattaattgttatttaacTTTCAACAGATGCCTGATGCTGTGGTTGATTATAACCTATCAGATGGAAAGTGGAATATCATTCAACAGCAAAGCATTCTTCATGAACGAACACGAATTCTTTATGGAACGACTTCCTCTGCAGAAGCATCAGGAAAAATATCTAATGAGTCGGAGATTTCTACGGGTGAAGCCAACTTCGATGATGATCAGATGTGGAACACCCTCTCTGAATTTTATGCTTGTGAACACTTCAATGTCTCATCACATGATGAAGTTTTGATTCCTTTAACGGTCGTATACTCTTACaagagtaaaagagaaaatgaaaaccctGGATTACTTCATGTACATGGAGCTTTTGGTGAGCCACTCGACAAACGGTGGCGCAGCGAGTTGAAAAGCCTTCTTGATCGTGGCTGGGTCATTGCATATGCTGATGTTAGGTTCGTAAGCATTTATACTTCCTTGAATTCTGAATGACTTCATGGCTTGAACCTTTTATTGATTTAGCTATGATAAACAGCTTACTTTGGAAATGGTTTTAATTCATCTTATGAACGTTAAACTTATTTCAGATTCCATCAAAAGTTCTATATCTCTAATTTGGCATCTCATTTCCTGTTGTTTTGTTTGCTTCCAGAGGTGGAGGTGGTGGGGGTAAGAAGTGGCATCATGATGGTAGGCGTACAAAGAAGTTTAATTCAGTTCAAGATTATATTTCGTGTGCTAAATTCCTTGTTGAAAGAAAGATTGTAAATGAGGAGAAGCTTGCTGGTTGGGGCTATAGTGCTGGAGGACTTTTGGTTGCTTCTGCTATCAATCAATGCCCAGAATTGTTTCGATCTGCTATTTTGAAAGTATGCCTCTATCTTCTGCATTATTTCTCTTGCATTTTATATGTTTGTTCTAAAGTTGGATGGAAAGATTCCGTGTTATAAGATTTTATTCTTCTGCTATAATCAgtttgttttaaaagaaacttttCTTCAAAAGGGTTTTGATCCATTTTATCTTTactaaatctttcattttgttaCAGGTTCCATTTCTAGATCCAATAAACACACTCCTTCATCCCATTATACCACTAACACCAGCTGACTATGAAGAATTTGGATACCCTGAGGAGGATATAGATGATTTTCATGCAGTTCGCAGATACTCTCCGTATGATAACATACAGAAGGATGTCGCCTACCCAGCTGTTTTGATAACCTCGTCCTTTAATACCcggtaattttcttttcatatgcTAGccgaaatattatttataagggtgtgaaaaccttttcttagtagatacgttttaaaaccttgagaggaaggctggaaggggaagcccaaagaggacaatatttactagtggtgggcttgggccattagaaatggtataagagctagacaccggatgatgtgctagtaaggaggctgagtcccaaaggggttggacacgaggtggtgtgccacaAGGAGGtagcctcgaaggagggtggacacgaggcagtgtgccaacgatgagacggtgtgctagcaaggacgttgggtcccaaTTGGGGGATCCcgtatcgattggagaagagatgagtgctagtgaggatgttgggccccgaaggggggtaaattgtgagatcccacatcggttgaggaggagaacgaaatattctttataagggtgtggaaacctctccctagtatacgcattttaaaatcttgaggagaaacctggaagggaaagctcaaagagaacaatatctattagcggtaggcttaggccgttacataCTATATCGAGTAAAATGTCAGGATTGGACATTGATATTACTCGAACATGCTCTGAACTTGTTATTTGGAGTATCCAATTATTCTTAGTTATTACTTCATTAAAATCTTTGGCAAGTAGGGACACACTTGGAAGAAAATTCATTGTTGAATACGTCTATAACGCATCCTTGTCCATGTTTCTTCCtctaaaaagaagaatggtTTGCAAATCATTGTTCAAAACACTGCTTTTGTCTGAATTATCTGTGTTAGAATTCATCTAACTCTGACATTACATAAAAGGCCTTGTACCAATGGagggagatgtattccttataaactcatgatcaactcattgtttcatgcattcaTCGAGTAACATTGTTCATAGTCCAGCCATTCTGTGATGTTCAATCCACTTATCTCTCTGTGTTGTGCAGATTTGGGGTATGGGAAGCTGCAAAATGGATTGCTCGAGTGCGGGATTACAGTATTTATGATCCAAAACGTCCGGTAATTCTCAATATAACAACAGACATAGTGGAGGAAAACAGGTATTTGCACTGTAAAGAATCAGCTTTAGAGACTgcatttcttttgaagtttataGGATCGTAGGCTTCATTGTTTAAGAACTAAGTTCACATAATGAACATCACCTCCCATTGtaatataaatcaaatcaaacacaaTGGAAATGAGATTTCTTGGACACTATTTACTTGGAGATCGTAAAGCCATTGTTTTTTACATTGGTCATATCGCTCACAAATACGACCAATGGCCAATAATTACAAATGCTATCTCGATCTAGAAACTGATATCAATCCACGTCTGGATTTAGCTCTCGTTATTCCATACAAGTCAAAATTGCTATTGTTATTTGAAAAGGTCATGATTTACATAGAGTCGATAATCGAGGCGTTGATTCCCATTGCAAATGTGATGAACACAATCAATTGTAATGAAACGAGACCAAGTTCtaatattttcattgattCGTTACAATTCGAAGCAACATATGGTTCTTGGATAGAAGAAATCCTTATTTCATCAACTCGAAGGTACGAAATTAGCAAAgggttaaatatatatatatatatatatatatctgatTTCACAACCAAAGTTAAACTGGAAAAGGAATTGTCATTTATGAACACAATCTCTCTCTGATTACACTCaattaaagagaaaagaagacaTTACCATAACTAATCCACAACCTGAACTTGCTTGGAAACTCAATTTGCCTCCTGAACTCAGCTTAACTCGACTCGTGTTAAACGAAACAGGATTCATCTAAGGTTGAATGCGAAACAAAGGCTGCAAAGAAACCACAACAAAATACAAGACCATAAGGAAACAGTTTAGCCATCCATTACAATAACTTTAATGGTTAGAACTACTTACCGTGTCGACACTAACAGGCTTCCCGTCCTCTGCAATAACCT is a window from the Cucurbita pepo subsp. pepo cultivar mu-cu-16 chromosome LG07, ASM280686v2, whole genome shotgun sequence genome containing:
- the LOC111798207 gene encoding uncharacterized protein LOC111798207; the encoded protein is MNQFRAALRHCRSNLHGALRRCLHYKAPKTPQPPSPPGPPKPPKKPQSFTMHDITWEDPYSWMSRLNDKVAMRHMDVYMEQEEKYVEAVMADTERLQSKLQSEMASRLAFDLSTPSLRLGPWLYYRRVEEGKQYQVLCRRLASLHEKFISNKSPSAGFDYVSGKKIEQKLLDYNQEAERFGGYAYEELSEVSPDHRFLAYTMYDKDNDYFRLSVKNLSSGSLCSKPQVDRVSNLAWAKGGQALLYVVTDQNKRPCRLYCSMIGSTDEDTLLLEEPDDDVHVYIRHTKDFNFVTVNRFTPTSSKVFLIDAANPLSGMELIWECEGLAHCIMEHHLGVLYLFTNANKGHEAVDSHYLLRSPLSVESTSRTWENVFVDDPDLVIVDVDFSHTHLVLILREGQKLRLCAVRLPLPVGGKGSINLKELEPHFLPLPKHVSQISSGPNYDFYSSTMRFTISSPVMPDAVVDYNLSDGKWNIIQQQSILHERTRILYGTTSSAEASGKISNESEISTGEANFDDDQMWNTLSEFYACEHFNVSSHDEVLIPLTVVYSYKSKRENENPGLLHVHGAFGEPLDKRWRSELKSLLDRGWVIAYADVRGGGGGGKKWHHDGRRTKKFNSVQDYISCAKFLVERKIVNEEKLAGWGYSAGGLLVASAINQCPELFRSAILKVPFLDPINTLLHPIIPLTPADYEEFGYPEEDIDDFHAVRRYSPYDNIQKDVAYPAVLITSSFNTRFGVWEAAKWIARVRDYSIYDPKRPVILNITTDIVEENRYLHCKESALETAFLLKFIGS